From a region of the Odontesthes bonariensis isolate fOdoBon6 chromosome 2, fOdoBon6.hap1, whole genome shotgun sequence genome:
- the tbxtb gene encoding T-box transcription factor T, with protein MATGAGECPSKAVQYRVDHLLSAVENELQVGSEKGDPTERELKVSLDESELWQKFKDLINEMIVTKNGRRMFPVLKVNVSGLDPNAMYSFLLDFASADNHRWKYVNGEWVPGGKPEPQTPSCVYIHPDSPNFGAHWMKAPVSFSKVKLTNKLNGGGQIMLNSLHKYEPRIHIVRVGGPRRMITSHSFPETQFIAVTAYQNEEITALKIKYNPFAKAFLDAKERSDGKDMREDANENHQSGYSQLSSWFIPGTGALCPPVSSHSQFGSSISLSPSHGCERYSTLRNHRSTPYTSPYAHRTNSPTGYSDNSSPCLSMLTSHDNWSGLQMPAHSSMMPMAHNSASGANSSQYTSLWSVSNSPLTPVPQNGGINSCLGSQFLRGSSSHYPSLSHSVTVPPSGSPMYDSSSATEVHDAAQYDASPHGRLPSAWTPVTPPSL; from the exons ATGGCGACAGGCGCTGGCGAGTGTCCCAGCAAGGCCGTTCAGTACCGGGTGGATCACCTCCTCAGTGCGGTGGAGAATGAGCTGCAGGTGGGCAGCGAGAAGGGCGACCCCACGGAAAGGGAGCTGAAAGTGTCCTTGGATGAGAGTGAGCTGTGGCAAAAGTTTAAGGATCTGATAAACGAGATGATAGTTACAAAGAATGGCAG GCGCATGTTTCCGGTTCTGAAAGTGAACGTGTCTGGTTTGGACCCGAACGCTATGTATTCTTTCTTGCTGGACTTCGCCTCAGCGGACAACCACAGGTGGAAATATGTGAACGGGGAGTGGGTGCCTGGAGGCAAACCCGAGCCCCAGACTCCCAGCTGCGTGTACATCCACCCAGACTCTCCAAACTTCGGGGCGCACTGGATGAAAGCTCCCGTCTCCTTCAGCAAAGTCAAACTCACAAACAAACTCAACGGCGGAGGGCAG atcATGTTAAACTCCTTGCACAAGTACGAGCCACGCATCCACATCGTGCGCGTCGGAGGCCCGCGGAGGATGATCACCAGCCACTCCTTCCCGGAGACCCAGTTCATTGCTGTGACAGCGTACCAGAACGAAGAG ATAACTGCACTGAAAATTAAGTACAACCCATTTGCCAAGGCCTTTCTAGATGCAAAGGAGAG AAGTGACGGCAAAGACATGAGGGAAGATGCAAATGAAAACCACCAGTCTGGTTATTCTCAAT TGAGCAGCTGGTTTATCCCAGGCACAGGCGCCCTCTGCCCTCCTGTCAGTTCTcacagccagtttgggagttcCATCTCCCTCTCGCCGTCCCACGGCTGCGAGCGCTACTCCACCCTGAGGAACCACCGCTCTACTCCTTACACCAGCCCTTACGCCCATCGGACCAACTCGCCCA cCGGTTACTCTGATAACTCGTCACCCTGTCTGTCGATGCTCACCAGCCACGATAACTGGTCCGGTCTTCAGATGCCGGCACACTCCAGCATGATGCCCATGGCCCACAACTCTGCCTCCGGTGCAAATTCTAG TCAGTACACCAGCCTGTGGTCTGTGAGTAACTCACCCCTGACTCCAGTGCCCCAGAATGGGGGGATTAACAGCTGCCTGGGCTCCCAGTTCCTCCGAGGGTCCAGCAGCCACTATCCAAGCCTGTCTCACTCTGTCACAGTGCCCCCTTCTGGCTCTCCCATGtacgacagcagctcagccacagAGGTGCATGATGCCGCTCAGTATGACGCCTCCCCCCATGGCCGACTGCCTTCAGCCTGGACCCCAGTAACCCCTCCATCTCTTTGA